The following proteins come from a genomic window of candidate division KSB1 bacterium:
- a CDS encoding response regulator, which translates to MNRRPRILIVDDEPTNREVLTDMLVRLGYECETARDGFEALGKLNLDIDLILLDVMMPGMDGYEVAKAVRNNAETRDIPIMMITALGSREDRLKAVEAGANDFLTKPIDTTELKVRTESLLKLKQAYDALREHERQLQETVAKRTAALRKALEEMARANRRTYQAYVDTLHRLALAAEYKDSQTSEHLRRVSLYSTILAAAAGLSPGDVEIIRHAAPMHDVGKIGIPDSILQKPGRLTPQEMETMRQHTVIGAKLLSGSPSRLLQVSAIVALTHHERWDGKGYPRGLAGDQIPVWGRICAIADVFDALTTERPYKEALSFEQALELMREGKGSQFDPHLLDLFESRFDRIVSVAQRTNEDPSSVREVRWHTDAEILKVAFDLR; encoded by the coding sequence GTGAATCGCAGACCGCGCATCCTGATCGTGGACGATGAGCCAACCAACCGCGAGGTACTCACTGACATGCTGGTCCGCCTGGGCTATGAGTGTGAGACCGCGCGCGACGGTTTCGAGGCCTTAGGCAAGCTCAACCTCGATATTGACCTCATCCTTCTGGACGTGATGATGCCCGGGATGGACGGGTACGAGGTAGCCAAGGCCGTCCGCAACAACGCGGAGACGCGCGACATCCCGATCATGATGATCACCGCGCTGGGGAGTCGGGAGGACCGTCTGAAAGCAGTGGAGGCGGGAGCCAATGACTTTCTGACTAAGCCCATCGATACCACGGAACTCAAGGTACGTACCGAATCGCTCTTGAAGCTGAAGCAAGCCTACGACGCGCTGAGAGAGCACGAGCGCCAGCTGCAGGAGACGGTGGCAAAGCGGACGGCGGCCCTGCGGAAGGCGCTGGAAGAGATGGCCAGGGCAAATCGTCGCACCTATCAGGCCTACGTGGACACGCTCCATCGCCTCGCCCTCGCCGCTGAGTACAAGGACAGCCAGACCTCCGAGCACCTCCGCCGGGTGAGCTTGTACAGCACCATCCTCGCCGCGGCCGCCGGATTGTCGCCTGGAGACGTGGAGATCATCCGTCACGCCGCGCCCATGCACGACGTGGGAAAGATCGGCATCCCCGACTCCATTCTGCAGAAGCCGGGCCGACTTACCCCGCAGGAGATGGAGACCATGCGCCAGCACACCGTGATCGGCGCCAAGCTGCTCTCCGGCTCCCCCTCCCGACTTCTTCAGGTGAGCGCCATCGTGGCCCTCACCCATCACGAACGCTGGGATGGCAAAGGATACCCACGTGGGCTGGCAGGAGATCAGATCCCCGTCTGGGGCCGGATCTGCGCCATCGCCGACGTGTTCGATGCCCTGACCACGGAGAGACCCTACAAGGAAGCCCTATCGTTTGAGCAAGCTCTGGAACTGATGCGCGAGGGGAAGGGAAGTCAGTTCGATCCCCACCTGCTCGACCTGTTCGAGAGCAGGTTCGATCGCATCGTCAGTGTGGCGCAGCGCACGAACGAAGACCCGTCCTCGGTGCGGGAAGTGCGCTGGCACACGGACGCGGAGATCCTCAAGGTGGCGTTCGACCTGCGATAG